In Fusarium oxysporum f. sp. lycopersici 4287 chromosome 11, whole genome shotgun sequence, the following are encoded in one genomic region:
- a CDS encoding oxidoreductase (At least one base has a quality score < 10), whose amino-acid sequence MASAVSKRLEGKTILITGASSGIGKATAFEFARTSPKNLKLVLTARRIDSLRQIAEDIVKEVGDGVKVHPVQLDVSKPEEVRSFVSKLPAEFSEIDVLVNNAGLVKGVDKAPEIKEEDINVMFATNVTGLINMTQAILPIMLKRNNGEGAGDIINIGSIAGREPYVGGSIYCATKAAIHSFTESLRKELISKRIRVIRIDPGQVQTEFSVVRFYGDRSKADAVYAGCEPLTPDDIAEAIVFAAGRRENVVIADTLIFPNHQAAATIMHRKT is encoded by the exons ATGGCATCAGCAGTCTCAAAGCGCCTTGAAGGCAAGACCATTCTGATCACCGGAGCATCTTCGGGTATCGGAAAGGCCACAGCCTTTGAGTTCGCCCGCACCAGCCCCAAGAACCTCAAATTGGTCTTGACAGCGCGACGAATTGATAGCCTTCGTCAAATCGCTGAAGATATTGTCAAAGAAGTTGGCGATGGCGTCAAGGTGCATCCTGTCCAGCTCGACGTCAGCAAGCCTGAGGAGGTGCGCTCTTTCGTGAGCAAGCTGCCTGCAGAGTTCAGTGAGATTGATGTCTTGGTGAATAATGC TGGTCTTGTCAAGGGCGTTGATAAAGCTCCTGAGATCAAGGAAGAGGACATCAACGTCATGTTCGCTACCAACGTCACAGGCTTGATCAACATGACACAAGCTATCCTACCTATTATGCTGAAGCGTAATAATGGCGAGGGAGCTGGTgacatcatcaacattggCTCTATCGCAGGCCGTGAGCCTTATGTTGGCGGTAGCATCTACTGTGCGACCAAGGCTGCCATCCACTCCTTCACTGAGAGTCTGCGCAAAGAGCTTATCTCAAAACGCATCAGAGTAATCAGAATCGATCCTGGCCAGGTCCAGACAGAGTTCAGTGTTGTGCGATTTTATGGTGACAGATCCAAGGCTGATGCAGTCTATGC TGGCTGTGAGCCTTTGACACCGGATGACATTGCTGAGGCGATTGTCTTTGCTGCTGGCAGAAGGGAGAACGTGGTCATTGCTGATACCTTGATATTCCCCAACCACCAGGCTGCGGCTACGATTATGCACAGAAAGACTTAG
- a CDS encoding hypothetical protein (At least one base has a quality score < 10) produces the protein MNANHGEAPASYDDIGVGDANPEVQKCVNRIYKASGKYPWDWLPRDYVPKVAAWGTNSALNLALAVEAVHAHGSTVTMDELRDFLVRKAKERQELSKNGRPVKPTMNSDCVKARKWIEDNMVNSQSTSKHNKLKRPGRDAALRQARPKTWRTLTIAYKKQPQDKLDDDDEDETFPEFPYDREMSVLSDISNVSSAIGPSDRRQPSLPPPPDRTSTHKRNMPPPPSPLPEKRLRQVEQFISSNIDDFKEASRTFNPEEEACLNQGESVQLYGFNKVLRAICERIEDAEFRSSIYGQEVHNTRRNLTSINMGEVRHVLQKATRDRDEKREELRQLQEELNSLTMMIDNQGGKCSETLRAMYDGFIRNCEDAKKKLENVEDTLKAMEEETQKNLRQYQDGQDKIASLEKDIAKEEEVVKWETRKKITIETLRCYVEMREKLMSASDEMLRAERDAAVKKLESLS, from the exons ATGAATGCAAACCACGGCGAGGCACCAGCCTCTTACGATGACATTGGGGTCGGTGACGCAAATCCAGAGGTGCAAAAATGCGTCAATCGGATCTACAAGGCATCCGGGAAATATCCCTGGGACTGGCTGCCGCGCGATTACGTTCCCAAGGTCGCCGCTTGGGGGACCAACTCCGCGCTGAACCTTGCCCTTGCCGTTGAAGCTGTTCACGCCCATGGATCAACGGTTACCATGGACGAATTGCGCGATTTCCTGGTACGAAAGGCCAAGGAGCGCCAGGAATTGAGCAAGAATGGTAGGCCAGTCAAACCTACCATGAACTCGGATTGCGTGAAGGCTAGAAAGTGGATTGAAGACAACATGGTTAACTCACAAAGCACATCGAAACATAACAAGCTCAAACGGCCGGGTCGTGATGCTGCCCTTAGGCAAGCGAGGCCGAAAACATGGCGCACGCTCACTATAGCTTACAAAAAGCAACCCCAGGACAAgcttgacgacgatgatgaagacgaaaCATTCCCAGAATTTCCCTACGATAGAGAAATGAGTGTTCTCAGCGATATCAGCAACGTAAGCAGTGCAATCGGTCCATCCGATCGTCGCCAGCCTTCCCTTCCTCCACCGCCCGATCGGACTTCGACTCATAAGCGGAATATGCCTCCTC CACCCTCGCCACTCCCCGAGAAACGCTTGCGACAGGTCGAACAATTCATATCGAGCAATATCGATGACTTCAAGGAAGCATCCAGGACATTCAACCccgaggaagaagcttgCCTCAATCAAGGT GAATCCGTTCAGCTCTACGGTTTCAATAAAGTCCTACGCGCAATATGCGAAAGGATTGAAGATGCTGAATTCCGGAGCAGCATATACGGGCAGGAGGTTCATAACACCCGACGCAACTTAACTTCAATCAACATGGGAGAAGTCAGGCACGTTCTCCAAAAGGCCACGAGAGACCGAGACGAAAAACGAGAGGAACTCAGGCAGTTACAGGAAGAATTAAACAGCCTTACCATGATGATCGACAACCAGGGGGGGAAGTGTTCAGAGACGCTGCGTGCCATGTATGACGGCTTTATCCGGAACTGTGAAGACGCGAAAAAGAAGCTTGAAAATGTTGAAGACACTTTGAAAGcaatggaagaagaaacccAGAAGAACCTCCGGCAATACcaagatggacaagataAGATCGCGTCTTTAGAGAAGGAcattgccaaagaagaagaggtcgTCAAGTGGGAGACAAGGAAAAAGATAACAATCGAGACGCTCCGATGTTATGTGGAGATGAGGGAGAAACTTATGTCTGCTTCCGACGAAATGTTGCGCGCAGAGCGCGATGCAGCCGTGAAAAAGCTCGAGAGCCTCTCGTAG
- a CDS encoding glucarate dehydratase yields MAQRSIIKDIVITPVAFHDMPLLNSVGVHEPYALRSIIEIITEDSYGLGESYGDSAHLDRLQKAADKIKGLSIYSTNIIYQKCVESLKTDTNTGGDGMGGMVTTASVADKVFSPFEVACLDLQGKLAGISVSDLLGGRVRDQVQYSAYLFYKWGGHPGHEDDEYGPALDPQGVVKQAKKIIDEYGFKAIKLKGGVFPPAEEVAAIKALHEAFPDLPLRLDPNAAWTVETSKWVAKELDGIVEYLEDPAGEIEGMAAVAKEASMPLATNMAVVAFDHLPPSILQNAVQVILSDHHFWGGLRKSQTLASICATWGLRLSMHSNSHLGISLAAMTHLASATPNLDYACDTHWPWKRRDEDVVVGGALKWKDGGVVVPTVPGLGVELDRERLAKLHQQYLDCGLKKRDDTTYMKRFQPDFSEKIPRW; encoded by the coding sequence ATGGCTCAACGAAgcatcatcaaagacattgtCATCACCCCTGTGGCCTTCCATGATATGCCCCTGCTAAACAGCGTGGGTGTACATGAGCCATACGCTTTGCGCAGCATTATCGAGATCATCACAGAAGACTCATATGGTCTCGGTGAATCATATGGAGATTCGGCACATCTAGACCGCTTGCAAAAGGCAGCGGATAAGATTAAGGGTCTTTCTATTTACAGCACAAACATTATCTACCAAAAATGCGTTGAGTCACTCAAAACCGACACCAATACTGGTGGAGATGGCATGGGGGGCATGGTGACTACTGCCTCAGTCGCTGACAAGGTCTTCTCACCGTTCGAAGTCGCATGTCTTGACTTACAGGGCAAACTAGCTGGTATATCCGTTAGTGACCTTCTAGGCGGACGCGTGAGAGACCAAGTCCAATACTCAGCCTATCTCTTCTACAAATGGGGCGGGCACCCTGGTCACGAAGATGACGAATACGGCCCGGCGCTAGACCCTCAAGGAGTGGTGAAGCAAGCCAAAAAGATCATTGACGAGTATGGCTTCAAAGCaatcaagctcaagggaGGCGTCTTCCCTCCTGCAGAGGAAGTTGCCGCGATCAAAGCTCTACATGAAGCTTTTCCTGATCTGCCGTTGAGACTTGATCCAAACGCGGCTTGGACTGTTGAGACTTCAAAGTGGGTCGCaaaagagcttgatggtATTGTTGAATACTTGGAAGATCCGGCTGGTGAGATTGAGGGAATGGCTGCTGTTGCCAAAGAGGCATCGATGCCCCTAGCTACCAACATGGCAGTCGTTGCTTTCGACCATCTCCCACCATCAATTCTCCAAAACGCCGTACAAGTCATCTTATCCGATCATCACTTCTGGGGAGGCCTTCGAAAGTCACAAACACTAGCATCCATCTGTGCAACTTGGGGTCTGCGCCTTTCGATGCACTCAAACAGTCACTTGGGTATCTCACTCGCCGCCATGACGCATCTTGCCTCCGCAACACCAAATCTGGATTATGCTTGCGACACTCACTGGCCTTGGAAGCGCCGAGATGAAGACGTTGTTGTTGGCGGCGCATTGAAGTGGAAGGATGGCGGTGTTGTCGTGCCGACAGTGCCAGGTCTAGGCGTCGAGCTAGACAGAGAGAGGTTGGCAAAGCTTCATCAACAGTACCTGGACTGTGGGTTGAAGAAGCGTGATGATACTACGTATATGAAGAGGTTTCAGCCAGACTTTTCAGAGAAGATCCCTCGATGGTAG
- a CDS encoding ADP-ribosylglycohydrolase gives MPSSQNKSELSPRESRVIGALLGVHAGDSLGATLEFKTHTDIAREYPLGLREIVGGGPFRWSQGHATDDTDMTRGVLLAYHDYKAGDDVAHLAGDYFISWLHGDWPGRRPGSRPEDIGGATATGLMRYEQTQDPDRAGAGEGSAGNGSLMRCIPTGLFQRDPQKLVEESVRISKITHDDKRCTVACAAYNTIVSKLIDQVAPQEAIEAGLQVAETLEVGYGPVYQSIELGKSLNIATMAAKGPVPELGGRCSGYVLESLSLAIAAVLDTRSLEDIVVDVVRIGWDTDTNGAIAGGILGARDGAAAIPPQWRSVLQFGREFENTALSIFEKKAA, from the coding sequence ATGCCTTCATCGCAAAACAAGTCTGAACTTTCGCCCCGCGAGTCCCGTGTCATCGGCGCGCTGCTGGGCGTCCATGCCGGCGATTCGCTGGGCGCAACGCTCGAGTTCAAGACTCATACGGACATTGCGCGTGAATACCCTCTCGGTCTCCGTGAGATCGTAGGCGGAGGCCCATTTCGATGGTCGCAGGGCCATGCAACAGACGATACTGATATGACTCGTGGCGTACTCCTTGCATATCACGACTACAAGGCCGGCGACGACGTCGCGCACCTCGCTGGCGATTATTTCATCAGTTGGCTTCACGGCGACTGGCCAGGCAGGCGACCGGGAAGTCGGCCTGAGGACATCGGAGGGGCAACCGCTACTGGGCTTATGCGCTATGAACAGACGCAAGATCCTGATCGCGCCGGGGCTGGAGAAGGAAGTGCTGGGAATGGAAGCTTGATGCGCTGCATCCCGACCGGCTTGTTCCAACGCGATCCCCAGAAGTTGGTCGAGGAAAGCGTGCGTATCAGCAAGATCACGCACGACGACAAGAGATGCACGGTCGCATGTGCAGCCTACAACACGATTGTGTCGAAACTCATCGACCAAGTCGCCCCTCAAGAGGCCATTGAGGCAGGTCTCCAAGTCGCAGAAACTCTTGAAGTAGGCTATGGCCCAGTATATCAATCGATTGAACTCGGCAAATCTCTCAACATAGCAACAATGGCTGCGAAAGGACCTGTACCTGAACTGGGAGGGAGATGCAGTGGATATGTCCTCGAGTCACTGAGCCTCGCGATTGCTGCAGTCCTCGACACTCGCAGCTTGGAGGATATTGTGGTGGACGTTGTTCGCATTGGCTGGGATACAGACACAAACGGGGCAATCGCGGGAGGAATACTGGGAGCTCGAGATGGAGCAGCGGCTATTCCTCCCCAGTGGAGATCGGTCTTGCAATTTGGTCGTGAGTTTGAAAATACGGCTTTGAGTATCTTCGAAAAGAAAGCCGCATGA
- a CDS encoding hypothetical protein (At least one base has a quality score < 10) → MAPRSSISKSDVEVGDQKPDHLENTSEAIEIAGFRVFGLDPDDADFYNSYTEEQKKKVFRKVDVRLVPMLALLYLICHIDRANIGNAKIEGMVEDLGMTGVQYNTILSIFFVPYVLLEVPSNILLKKFKRPSMYLGILCVCWGIVMTCTGLVQNFGGLMATRVLLGIFEAGFFPGAIYLCSYWYLPKDLSVRISYFYCASALSGAFSGLLAAGIAEMDGVAGLEGWRWIFLLEGMATVVLGVACFFLLIDTPALSTRWLNPEEIRFLELSMFIKQGGGFQEETTVRWKDIRMVLTNWRVYVQAYFLLCQSALSYGTKFTLPSITKAMGFSNTNAQLTSAPPYVAAAISAIVFAKISDRFFWRMPFVAIPMVIVTVAYSIMISLNGQLEAKKGVAYFAVVLAVIGIYPIQAAAASWNANNIAPSSRRAIGIALMNCVGNVGGIVGSFMYLEKEKPKYYTGFGLSLAFGGTGLIVAFLLEWSYKIANARKAKIAEEAKRKYTEEELFDMGDRSPLFKHVL, encoded by the exons atggctccTCGAAGTTCAATCTCCAAGAGCGACGTTGAGGTCGGCGACCAGAAGCCGGACCATCTCGAAAACACCTCCGAGGCCATCGAGATTGCCGGTTTCCGCGTCTTTGGTTTGGACCCTGACGATGCCGACTTCTACAATAGTTACACcgaggagcagaagaagaaggtcttccGCAAGGTTGATGTTCGACTTGTGCCAATGCTTGCGCTGCTGTATCTGATCTGCCACATCGACCGTGCCAACATTGGTAATGCGAAGATTGAGGGAATGGTCGAAGATTTGGGCATGACAG GCGTTCAGTACAACACCATTCTGTCTATCT TTTTCGTACCTTACGTCCTTCTTGAAGTCCCTAGCAAcattcttctcaagaagttcaagcGTCCATCGATGTATCTTGGTATCCTCTGTGTCTGCTGGGGTATTGTCATGACTTGCACTGGACTGGTACAAAACTTTGGTGGCCTCATGGCCACTCGtgttcttcttggtatcTTTGA GGCTGGTTTCTTCCCAGGTGCTATCTACCTGTGCAG TTACTGGTATCTCCCCAAGGATCTCAGCGTTCGCATCAGTTATTTTTACTGCGCCAGTGCCTTATCAGGTGCCTTCTCTGGTCTCCTTGCAGCTGGCATTGCTGAGATGGACGGTGTCGCTGGTCTCGAGGGTTGGAGATGGATCTTCCTTCTCGAAGGCATGGCTACAGTCGTTCTCGGTGTTGCCTGCTTCTTCCTACTAATCGACACTCCTGCTCTATCTACACGATGGTTGAACCCCGAGGAGATCCGCTTCCTCGAGCTCTCCATGTTCATCAAGCAAGGTGGAGGCTTCCAGGAAGAGACAACCGTCCGCTGGAAGGATATCAGAATGGTGCTTACAAACTGGAGAGTCTACGTTCAGGCTTACTTCCTTTTGTGCCAGTCTGCTCTTTCTTATG GTACCAAGTTCACCCTGCCAAGCATTACCAAAGCGATGGGATTCAGTAACACAAACGCTCAGCTCACTTCAGCTCCTCCTTACGTCGCTGCTGCGATTTCTGCAATTGTTTTCGCCAAGATCTCTGACCGATTCTTCTGGCGTATGCCATTCGTCGCCATCCCCATGGTGATCGTCACAGTCGCCTATTCGATCATGATTTCTCTCAACGGTCAACTCGAAGCTAAGAAGGGAGTGGCCTACTTCGCCGTTGTTCTTGCTGTTATCGGTATTTATCCCATCCAAGCCGCCGCTGCCTCGTGGAACGCCAACAACATCGCCCCCTCGTCACGACGAGCTATCGGTATCGCTCTGATGAACTGTGTCGGCAATGTCGGTGGCATCGTCGGCAGTTTCATGTatcttgagaaagagaagCCCAAGTATTACACTGGATTCGGTTTGTCGCTTGCTTTTGGAGGTACTGGTCTGATCGTTGCTTTTCTCTTGGAGTGGAGCTACAAGATCGCCAACGCCCGCAAGGCAAAGATTGCCGAGGAGGCTAAGAGGAAGTAcactgaggaggagctgTTTGATATGGGAGACAGGTCGCCGCTGTTCAAGCATGTGCTCTAG